The following are from one region of the Syngnathus acus chromosome 19, fSynAcu1.2, whole genome shotgun sequence genome:
- the polr3e gene encoding DNA-directed RNA polymerase III subunit RPC5, whose protein sequence is MASGDDDDPIIEEIDVYLAKSLAEKLYLLQYPVRPSTMTYDDVNILAAKIKTKQQRVELQMGMDTKSPNYCSSKGEQIALNVDGTGYEESNTYSVKLMDNQTFSSIQATTNTSRYAAGIFRKGELHLTPLTGILQMRPSFAYLDKADNKTREREADNEGGDSSQEEGEEEAKAVSVRYSRPESEQARQRRIQSYEFLQKKQAEEPWIHLQYHGVRDGRSEHERQYLFSQHMDASDNTELVKTPKEYLTMLMPPPAEEKVVKPVGPSNVLSMAQLRTLPLGEQIKTLMKNVKVIQFASLMGLLASGTDSTAVLRCIQQVALLVQGNWVVKSDVLYPKNTCSPHSGVAADVLCRGRDFVMWRFTLERSLMRKEVAAVIKLPPEDVKDFLEQVAVPRVNRGWEFLLPADTNFVKKHADVAQRQHMLWQGIQSKLEKVFHFSKDDFVPKNSPQSAPVHISGEQRLKSAKDRAQEKQASLQKELDAKRAGSSGSDIPIKQEPPSDGEPEPMDTSSPPPSCSGIPNGSLNGYAGMECVNGGTLSNVPSPRLLDFVTETFGKNPVLTLNELKRLFSLHLATVPAGHIPFGPVSDHMLQDAVLLSRCKRIMVPFPALTTASADEQKVFGLWETGEDVDKHRRLLYEMFTKSYHVRRSAVQARLSEEFGDVSKADVDRLLKECCSSHAGMWYLKGTIQS, encoded by the exons ATGGCCAGCGGGGATGACGACGACCCCATTATAGAGGAG ATTGACGTCTATCTCGCCAAAAGCCTTGCAGAGAAACTTTATCTACTCCAG TACCCCGTGCGACCATCCACTATGACCTACGACGATGTCAACATTCTGGCTGCTAAGATCAAAACGAAACAGCAACGG GTGGAGTTGCAGATGGGTATGGACACCAAGAGCCCCAACTACTGCAGCAGCAAGGGCGAGCAGATTGCACTGAACGTGGACGGCACTGGCTATGAGGAAAGCAACACGTATTCAGT GAAACTGATGGACAATCAGACCTTCTCGTCTATCCAGGCCACCACCAACACTTCCCGATACGCCGCTGGCATCTTTCGAAAAG GTGAGCTTCACTTGACGCCGCTGACAGGGATCCTGCAGATGAGGCCCAGCTTTGCATACCTGGACAAGGCCGATAACAAAACCCGAGAGCGAGAGGCGGACAACGAGG GTGGAGACTCGTCCCAGGAAGAAGGCGAGGAAGAAGCCAAAGCCGTTTCG GTGAGGTACTCTCGGCCAGAGTCGGAGCAAGCGCGGCAGAGGAGGATCCAGTCGTATGAGTTCCTCCAGAAGAAGCAGGCCGAAGAGCCCTGGATCCATTTGCAGTATCACGGCGTCAGG GACGGGCGGTCGGAACATGAACGTCAGTATTTGTTCAGTCAGCATATGGACGCCTCTGACAACACTGAGCTGGTTAAAACGCCCAA GGAATACCTTACTATGCTGATGCCGCCTCCAGCAGAGGAAAAAGT CGTGAAGCCGGTCGGCCCGAGCAACGTGCTCTCCATGGCCCAGCTGCGCACGCTGCCGCTCGGCGAACAGATCAAGACTCTGATGAAGAACG TCAAGGTGATCCAGTTCGCCAGCCTGATGGGTCTTTTGGCGTCAGGCACCGACTCTACTGCAGTGCTGCGCTGCATCCAGCAGGTGGCGCTGCTAGTCCAGGGCAACTGGGTGGTGAAGAG TGACGTCCTGTATCCCAAAAACACGTGCAGTCCTCACAGCGGCGTCGCAGCGGATGTGCTGTGTCGGGGGCGAGACTTTGTG ATGTGGCGGTTTACGCTGGAGCGCTCCCTGATGAGGAAGGAAGTGGCGGCTGTGATCAAA CTTCCTCCGGAGGACGTGAAGGATTTTCTGGAGCAGGTGGCGGTGCCGCGTGTCAACCGCGGCTGGGAGTTCCTGCTTCCCGCCGACACCAACTTTGTCAAGAAGCACGCCGACGTGGCCCAGCGGCAGCACATGCTGTGGCAGGGCATCCAGAGCAA GTTGGAAAAGGTCTTCCACTTCTCAAAGGACGACTTTGTGCCCAAGAATTCCCCGCAGTCTG CGCCGGTCCACATCAGTGGCGAGCAGCGGCTCAAGTCGGCCAAGGACCGTGCGCAGGAGAAGCAGGCTTCTCTCCAAAAGGAGCTGGATGCCAAGCGAGCAGGAAGCAGCGGCTCTGACATCCCCATCAAACAGGAGCCCCCAAGTGACGGCGAGCCCGAGCCCATGGACACGTCCTCTCCTCCGCCGTCCTGTTCGGGCATCCCTAACGGCTCGCTCAATGGCTACGCTGGCATGGAGTGCGTAAACGGCGGCACCCTCAGTAACGTGCCCTCGCCGCGACTGCTGGACTTTGTGACAGAGACCTTCGGGAAGAATCCCGTCTTGACGCTGAATGAGCTCAAGAGGCTCTTCAGCCTCCACCTGGCCACCGTGCCGGCGGGGCACATTCCTTTCGGACCTGTGTCGGACCACATGCTGCAGGACGCCGTGCTGCTCAGCCGCTGCAAACGGATCATGGTGCCT TTCCCCGCTTTGACCACAGCTTCTGCCGACGAGCAAAAGGTGTTCGGCTTGTGGGAGACCGGAGAAGACGTGGACAAG CACCGGCGCCTGCTCTACGAGATGTTCACCAAATCGTACCACGTGAGACGGAGCGCAGTGCAAGCCCGGCTCAGTGAAGAGTTTGGCGACGTCTCCAAGGCTGACGTGGACCGGCTGCTCAAG gaATGCTGCAGCAGTCATGCCGGCATGTGGTACCTGAAGGGAACCATCCAATCCTGA